The region CTGGCGAAGAGCACTCGCTTGTGAGCGTCGGAGTAGAAGATGTTGGACGAGCTGACGCCGGGGGTGGACCAGATCAGCTCGTTGTACTGGTCCAGCAGCTCCTTCTTGTGGGCGAGGGGGACGAGGCGGGGGTCCTTGCCCACCTCCAGGGGGACGATGGCCACCACCGGCTCCACCTCGGCCAGGTGGCTCTTCTCCCGTCCCACGAAACGGGCCTGGGCCACCGCTTGCTCCACCCGCCGCCGCAGGTCACGAGGGTCGTTGAAGCTGACGAAGCCCCAGCCACCGCGGTAGAGGGCGCGCACGTTGCCGCCGAAGCTGCGAGAGCGTCCTATCTCCTCCAGGTCGCGGCCGCGGTAGACGATGCGGGTGGACGTGGTCTCGTCGATGCGCACCTCCACGTAGTCCACGTCCCAGCCCCGCAGGGCCTTCTCCATCTCTTCGCGCAGGTCGTCGGGCGTCATCTCCCACCTCGAAAGGCTCTAGCGCCCCGTGTCCGGGCGGGGGGCCATGCGCGGCCGGCCGCCCTCGCCGATCTTGGGCTCGGTGCCGGCCAGCAGGCGGCGGATGTTGCCGGTGTGACGCAACAGCACCAGGGCGCTGGCCACCAGCCCGAAGACGGCGTAGGACTCGGGCACCTCTCCCACCCCGGGCATCCGGGCCTCGGCGAGCCCCAGGGCCAGCAACACCAGGGCCCCCAGGGGCACGGTGATGATGGACATGAGGGACATGTAGCGGAAGGCCAGGACGATGAACACGCCCAGGGCCGTGAGGCCGGCTGCCAGGGGGAAGAGGAGGGCAGCGTAGACGCCGAAGGCGGTGGCCACTCCACGCCCGCCCCGGAAGCCAATGTAGATGGGGAAATCGTGGCCCACGATGGCGCAGATGCCCATCACCACCTGCACCGTGTGGTCATGGGTCACGTGCCAGGCCAGCAGCACCGGGATCCAGCCCTTGAGGGAGTCCAGCAACAGGGTGGCCAGGAAGGCCTTGGGCCCCAGCACCCTCAATACGTTGGTGGCGCCGGTCGCCCCGCTGCCGTAGTCGCGGACATCGATGCCGCGCAGGAGCCTCCCCAGGATATAGCCGAAGGGGATGGCCCCCACCAGGTAGCCGATGATGCCGGCCGCTGCCAGCTCCCACATGTCAGCCCTCGCCTCGCCCCCGGAAGACCATCCGTATAGCCGTCCCCTCGAAGTCGAAGTGGCGGCGGATGGCGTTCTCGAGATAACGGCGGTAGGAAAAGTGTAGCAGATTCGGGTCGTTGCAGAAAAACACGAAGGTGGGCGGGTCGACCTCGGGCTGAGTGACGTAATAGACCTTGAACTGGCGCTTGCCCGTCATAGGGGGTGGATGGCGTGCCACCGCCTCGCGAATGACGGCGTTGAGGCGGGAGGTGGGCACCCGCTGCCTCCGCTTGTCCCCTATCTCCACGACCAGGTCCAGCAGCCCCTCCAGGTTCAGCCCCGTCTTGGCGGAGACGAAGGCCAGGGGCGCCCAGGGCACGAACTTGAGCCTCGCCAGGGCCTCGGCGGCGAAGCGGCGACGCGACTCCTCGGTGTCGGGCATCAGGTCCCACTTGTTGGCCACGACGATGAGGCCCTTGCACTCCTCCAGCACGAGGCCAGCGATGTGGGTGTCCTGGGCTGTCACCCCTTCGGTGGCGTCGATGACCAGCAGGGCCACGTCGCAGCGACGGACGGCCTGCCGTGCCCGCTCCACGCTGTGGCGCTCCAGCCCGGGAGCGATGCGACCCCGGCGGCGGATGCCGGCGGTATCGATGAGCAGCAGCCTCCGCCCCCTGTATTCCAGAGGGGTGTCCACAGCGTCGCGGGTGGTGCCGGGCACTTCGCTCACTACCACCCGCTCCTGGCCCAGAACGGCGTTGAGGAGCATGGACTTGCCCACGTTGGGCCGCCCGACGATGGCCAGGGCCAGCTCCGTCGGCGGCTCCGTCGCCGCCTCGACGGGGGGGAGCAGGGCCATCAGGGCGCGACGCAGCTCGTCCACGCCCAGGTCGTGGTAGGCGCTGATGACGATCGGCTCCCCCAGCCCCAGCTCGTAGAACTGCAGGGCTGCCTGCTGGCGGCGGTCGTTGTCGGCCTTGTTGGCCACCAGCAGCACCTGGCGGCCGGTGCGTCGCAGCAGTTCGGCGATCTCCAGGTCGGTGGCGGTGGGGCCCTGAGAGGCGTCCACCACGAACAGGATTACATCGGCCTCGGCCAGGGCTATCTCTACCTGGCGGCGAATCAGGGTAGCGAAGGCCTCTTCGCTGCCGGGATCAAGGCCGCCCGTGTCCACCAGCGTGAAGGCGCGGTCTCCCCATTCCACTTCGGCGTAGAGGCGATCGCGGGTGGTGCCGGGGATGTCCTCCACCAGGGCCTTGCGGCCACCTACCAGGCGGTTGAAGAGGGTGGACTTGCCCACGTTGGGCCGACCTACGATGGCCACCAGGGGCCTCCGGCTGGCCACCGTCTGGGCCGTCCGTTCCTGGCTCATGACCGGGAGATGACCACCTCGACCTGCGCTGGCACCACGGCGATGGCCGTGGTCTCGCTGGGGGCCATCACCTGGACCGGCACCAGGTGCCGGCCCGGCCCCAGTCCGGCCAGGGAGACGCGGGCGACGATGCCGCTGGGATCCAGGCCCTGCAGCAGCGGCAGGGGGCCGGAGAGGGTCACCTGCACCAGGGGCGGCAGCCCCGACACGGAGAGGCCGCTGTCCAGACCCTCGGCCCGCAAGGGGACGCCGAAGGTGGCCTGTCCGGGCGCTGGCTGGACCCTCACCCGCACCGTCACCTGGCCCGGGCCGCGCACCACCACGCCTGCGGGCAGGTCCAGGGGAACGGTTCGCACCACGTCGGCGCGGGCGCCGGAGATGTTCACCTGGGCTGTGGAGAGGGAAGCGATGGCCCCTGCAGCCTGCTCCGGCCCTACCAGGGAGACCACGGGCGGGTCGACCTCCACCCCCACCACATTGTAGCCAGGAGCGGGGCTGCCGACGATGGAAGGCGTTACGGGCACCAGCCGGGCTGTCTCTATGCGGGAGACCGGCACGGTGACGTTGACGGCCGAGGGGTCGAGGGAGACGCCCCTCACCAGGACGCCCAGCCTGTCCTGCGGCTCCAGAGGCAGGGCACGGACCAGGTCGGCACGGGCGCCCGCCAGCTCGATGCGGGCCACCGCCTTGGCCACTGCCGACACCAGCTCCTGGGGACCCAGCACCGTCACCTGGGCCGGGTCCACCTGGGCAGGTCCGGCGGCATAGCCGTCGGCCGGGCTGCCCTCCACCATCACCTGCACCGGGACCGACTTGACGGCCAGGGGCACCAGCGAGACCTCGACGCGCGGCGGCTCGGCCCCCAGCACCCGCAGGCCGCCGCGGGCGGTGCGCGGCTCCACCTGGACCGGCACCTGATGGGTGCCCTGACCCAGGCCGCTGAGGACGACGAAGGCGCGAAAGTCGTCGGGGGAAAGGCGGTCCCAGACGTCTGACGAGGCCTCGGCCCGCACCCGCACCCGCGGCAGCTCCGAGGCCAGGGCCAGGCCCTGGGGCAGGTTTACCGGCTGTACCTGCACCTCCACGTTGGGCACCAGGCCGCTGCGGACGGGGTTGGACTCCTCCTGGCCGCCCACGAACACCCACAGCAGAAAGGCCAAGACCAGGGAGAGGATGGCCAGCCCGGCGTTCTCCCGCAGGGAAACGGCGGCGCGACGGACCAGCAGGAGACAGGCGTGGAAGTAGCGCTGTGCTTCAGTGAGCATGGCCTACACGGGCCTCCGGGCTAGAGGGGGCGCACCGGGCGCAGGCCAGGCTCCGGCGGCACCAGGATGCTGCGCAGCACGGCCCGCAACTGCCGCTCGTCCAGCCCCCACATAATGCGGCCGTTGGCTGCCACCGACACCTGCCCTGCCTCCTCGGAGACCACCACGCAGACGGCGTCGGTAGTCTCGGTGAGGCCCAGGGCAGCCCGGTGTCTCAGGCCGCCGCCCTCTACCTCCGAACGCTGGGAGAGGGGCAGCGTGCAACCGGCAGCCACCACCCGGTTCCCCCTGATGATGGTCGCCCCGTCGTGCAGGGGCGAGTTGGGATAGAAGATGCCCATCAGCAGCTCGCGGCTCACCAGGGCGTCCAGCTTCACCCCCGTCTCGGCGTAGTCCTGGAGGCCCGTCTCGCGTTCCAGGGCCATGAGGGCGCCGTGGTGGCGTTGGGCCAGCTCCATGGCGGCCTGGACCACTGCGTCCAGGGTCTGGTCATAGGCGTGGCGGGGAGTCCTCAGCCAGAGGCCCGTGCGCCCCAGCCTCTCCAGGAAGCGGCGCAGCTCCGGCTGGAAAACGATGGCCAGGACGATGAGCACCGCTGGCAGGGCATTGCGCAGCACGAACTGGAGCACAGTGAGGTCCAGCACCTGGGCCAGGATGAGCATGGCCACCACCAGAATGACCACACCCCGGAGCAGG is a window of Dehalococcoidia bacterium DNA encoding:
- the plsY gene encoding glycerol-3-phosphate 1-O-acyltransferase PlsY; protein product: MWELAAAGIIGYLVGAIPFGYILGRLLRGIDVRDYGSGATGATNVLRVLGPKAFLATLLLDSLKGWIPVLLAWHVTHDHTVQVVMGICAIVGHDFPIYIGFRGGRGVATAFGVYAALLFPLAAGLTALGVFIVLAFRYMSLMSIITVPLGALVLLALGLAEARMPGVGEVPESYAVFGLVASALVLLRHTGNIRRLLAGTEPKIGEGGRPRMAPRPDTGR
- the der gene encoding ribosome biogenesis GTPase Der, with translation MSQERTAQTVASRRPLVAIVGRPNVGKSTLFNRLVGGRKALVEDIPGTTRDRLYAEVEWGDRAFTLVDTGGLDPGSEEAFATLIRRQVEIALAEADVILFVVDASQGPTATDLEIAELLRRTGRQVLLVANKADNDRRQQAALQFYELGLGEPIVISAYHDLGVDELRRALMALLPPVEAATEPPTELALAIVGRPNVGKSMLLNAVLGQERVVVSEVPGTTRDAVDTPLEYRGRRLLLIDTAGIRRRGRIAPGLERHSVERARQAVRRCDVALLVIDATEGVTAQDTHIAGLVLEECKGLIVVANKWDLMPDTEESRRRFAAEALARLKFVPWAPLAFVSAKTGLNLEGLLDLVVEIGDKRRQRVPTSRLNAVIREAVARHPPPMTGKRQFKVYYVTQPEVDPPTFVFFCNDPNLLHFSYRRYLENAIRRHFDFEGTAIRMVFRGRGEG
- a CDS encoding CdaR family protein; the encoded protein is MLTEAQRYFHACLLLVRRAAVSLRENAGLAILSLVLAFLLWVFVGGQEESNPVRSGLVPNVEVQVQPVNLPQGLALASELPRVRVRAEASSDVWDRLSPDDFRAFVVLSGLGQGTHQVPVQVEPRTARGGLRVLGAEPPRVEVSLVPLAVKSVPVQVMVEGSPADGYAAGPAQVDPAQVTVLGPQELVSAVAKAVARIELAGARADLVRALPLEPQDRLGVLVRGVSLDPSAVNVTVPVSRIETARLVPVTPSIVGSPAPGYNVVGVEVDPPVVSLVGPEQAAGAIASLSTAQVNISGARADVVRTVPLDLPAGVVVRGPGQVTVRVRVQPAPGQATFGVPLRAEGLDSGLSVSGLPPLVQVTLSGPLPLLQGLDPSGIVARVSLAGLGPGRHLVPVQVMAPSETTAIAVVPAQVEVVISRS
- the cdaA gene encoding diadenylate cyclase CdaA — translated: MGSLGDAVREALARFEPASVLDILAIAVLIYLVLVLLRGTVAITLLRGVVILVVAMLILAQVLDLTVLQFVLRNALPAVLIVLAIVFQPELRRFLERLGRTGLWLRTPRHAYDQTLDAVVQAAMELAQRHHGALMALERETGLQDYAETGVKLDALVSRELLMGIFYPNSPLHDGATIIRGNRVVAAGCTLPLSQRSEVEGGGLRHRAALGLTETTDAVCVVVSEEAGQVSVAANGRIMWGLDERQLRAVLRSILVPPEPGLRPVRPL